A section of the Campylobacter concisus genome encodes:
- a CDS encoding LPS export ABC transporter periplasmic protein LptC — protein sequence MVVKIFYFVVAIFSVVMIFLAAQDPYLANVLKIDTKISNMQINDVIDYEINSTKISGVYEADELNRYNDKDEFLSFKAKILRGNLKHFLSSDKAISQNDEIIFQKNANYENNDSLRFISDEVIYGTKTKIVRSEANFTLIRNNDKALGESGSYDLAKKQTQVKGLRAWVEENQRF from the coding sequence TTCTACTTCGTCGTGGCTATTTTTAGTGTCGTGATGATATTTTTGGCAGCTCAAGATCCATACCTTGCAAATGTTTTAAAGATCGACACAAAGATATCAAATATGCAGATAAATGATGTGATAGATTATGAGATAAATTCCACGAAAATAAGCGGAGTCTACGAGGCTGATGAGCTAAATAGATACAATGATAAAGATGAATTTTTGAGTTTTAAAGCAAAAATTTTAAGAGGAAATTTAAAACATTTTTTAAGCTCAGACAAAGCAATCTCACAAAATGACGAAATTATCTTTCAAAAGAATGCGAACTATGAAAACAACGATAGTTTGAGATTTATAAGTGACGAAGTGATATATGGAACAAAAACAAAGATAGTAAGATCTGAAGCAAATTTCACGCTCATAAGAAATAATGATAAGGCACTGGGTGAGAGTGGAAGCTATGATCTTGCTAAAAAACAAACGCAGGTAAAAGGGTTAAGGGCATGGGTAGAAGAAAATCAGCGATTTTAG